One window from the genome of Leptospira johnsonii encodes:
- a CDS encoding acyl-CoA dehydrogenase family protein translates to MIQGNYFQDNADLQTHFDNLIDWKEIVAAYEGDFHDAAKYKQTNDERYAYAPSSVQEAIDYYKSTVDALGEIMGDFVAPRSKEMDQTGLKYENGKVTFPKAQEECYKTLKDAGLMPISISRKYGGLGLPATVQSMMCEIAARADAAFCLAYGNINIVEIMERYASDEMCNEWLPQIAAGKFSAAMALTEPNYGSDLPNVQTRATQDPDGIWRINGAKRFITHACGYVDSPSVILTLARTGSPESGARGLSFFLVQGKDVHVAGIEHKMGLHCSPTCEVVFENSPGVLIGKTGYGLVKYSMGMMNAARLTIATQSLGIGTAAYFEAKKYASERIQFGKPIEKIPAVRKILDKMEREILATRCLVSETGRTIDLYHWKKERMLKEEGKSERDVNQDETIRRWEKLADLFTPMSKYYASEGCVALASDAIQIHGGSGYTEDYDVARIYRDSRITTIYEGTTQLQIVAAIGGVVSGMAASGHLRAYAEEEMSKFSPSTDLRSLWEKLEQVVHSYKSIGDSFTKDELAFETVEIAARFVAGMLLEKSLTQVDGDLKKQRIKHSQDYNIDSLAIAEGNLLRLERANRQAAAAV, encoded by the coding sequence ATGATTCAAGGAAACTATTTCCAGGATAATGCCGACTTACAAACTCATTTTGATAATCTTATAGATTGGAAGGAGATCGTAGCAGCATACGAAGGCGATTTCCATGACGCCGCCAAATACAAGCAGACGAACGACGAAAGATATGCATATGCACCTTCTAGTGTCCAGGAAGCGATAGATTATTATAAATCTACCGTGGACGCATTGGGAGAAATTATGGGAGACTTCGTGGCTCCTCGTAGTAAGGAAATGGACCAAACCGGTTTAAAATATGAGAACGGCAAGGTCACCTTCCCAAAAGCACAAGAAGAATGTTATAAAACCTTAAAGGATGCAGGTCTTATGCCTATTTCCATCTCCAGAAAATACGGAGGTTTGGGTCTTCCTGCGACTGTACAATCCATGATGTGTGAGATAGCTGCCAGAGCAGATGCAGCATTCTGTCTAGCATACGGAAATATTAATATAGTCGAGATCATGGAAAGATATGCTTCCGACGAAATGTGCAACGAATGGTTGCCTCAGATCGCCGCAGGAAAGTTCAGCGCTGCCATGGCTTTGACCGAACCAAATTACGGTTCCGATCTACCTAATGTGCAAACCAGAGCGACTCAAGATCCGGATGGGATATGGAGGATTAACGGGGCAAAACGTTTTATTACTCATGCCTGCGGTTATGTGGATTCTCCTTCCGTAATTCTTACGTTAGCAAGAACAGGAAGCCCTGAGAGTGGAGCAAGAGGACTTTCTTTCTTCTTAGTACAGGGAAAAGACGTTCATGTAGCAGGGATTGAACATAAAATGGGATTACATTGTTCACCTACTTGCGAAGTAGTCTTTGAAAATTCTCCAGGAGTGCTCATCGGAAAAACAGGTTACGGTCTTGTAAAATATTCCATGGGGATGATGAATGCTGCGAGACTTACGATCGCAACCCAATCCTTAGGGATCGGAACTGCCGCCTATTTCGAAGCAAAAAAATACGCGTCAGAAAGGATACAATTCGGCAAACCTATAGAGAAAATCCCTGCAGTCCGAAAAATTTTGGACAAGATGGAAAGGGAAATTTTGGCCACAAGATGTCTAGTTTCCGAAACAGGAAGAACTATCGATCTCTATCATTGGAAAAAAGAAAGAATGCTCAAAGAAGAAGGTAAGAGCGAGAGAGATGTAAACCAAGACGAGACTATCCGTCGTTGGGAAAAACTCGCAGACTTATTCACTCCGATGAGCAAATATTACGCCTCCGAAGGTTGCGTGGCTCTTGCATCCGACGCGATACAGATCCATGGCGGAAGTGGATACACCGAAGATTACGATGTGGCAAGGATCTACAGAGACAGTAGGATCACCACAATCTACGAAGGCACCACTCAATTGCAGATCGTAGCGGCAATCGGAGGAGTGGTCTCCGGGATGGCAGCAAGCGGACATCTAAGGGCTTACGCAGAAGAAGAAATGTCCAAATTTTCTCCTTCTACAGATCTAAGATCTCTTTGGGAAAAATTGGAACAAGTAGTTCATTCTTACAAATCGATAGGAGACAGTTTTACAAAAGACGAACTCGCTTTCGAAACCGTGGAGATCGCAGCTAGATTCGTGGCAGGGATGTTGTTAGAAAAATCCCTTACTCAAGTAGATGGGGATCTGAAAAAACAAAGGATCAAACATTCACAAGATTATAATATAGATTCCTTAGCTATCGCAGAAGGAAATCTATTGCGTCTAGAAAGAGCGAACAGGCAAGCTGCAGCGGCTGTATAA
- the msrB gene encoding peptide-methionine (R)-S-oxide reductase MsrB — protein sequence MKYEVQKSEEEWKKVLSPEQYRIIREKGTERAFTGEYYYNKEKGKYLCAACGAELFNSDTKYESGSGWPSFYKPTADKSVQSETDTSLGMTRTEVLCARCGGHLGHVFPDGPEPTGLRYCINSASLKFKKD from the coding sequence ATGAAATACGAAGTGCAGAAGTCGGAAGAAGAATGGAAAAAAGTCCTAAGTCCGGAACAATACCGGATCATCAGAGAGAAAGGGACAGAAAGAGCGTTTACCGGAGAATATTATTACAATAAGGAAAAAGGAAAATACCTTTGCGCTGCCTGTGGAGCCGAGTTATTTAATTCGGACACTAAGTATGAATCCGGAAGCGGCTGGCCTTCTTTTTATAAACCTACAGCGGACAAGTCGGTCCAGTCTGAAACGGACACAAGCCTTGGAATGACGCGCACGGAAGTTCTTTGCGCCAGATGCGGCGGACATTTGGGACATGTGTTCCCCGACGGTCCTGAACCGACCGGGCTAAGATACTGCATCAATTCAGCTTCTTTGAAGTTTAAAAAAGACTAA
- a CDS encoding isocitrate lyase/phosphoenolpyruvate mutase family protein gives MASTQDRLGEIFRNLHSQDIFVMPNAWDAGSARMLAGAGYSAIGTTSAGIAFAAGLPFYTRDRRS, from the coding sequence ATGGCTTCTACTCAAGATCGGTTAGGCGAAATATTCCGAAACCTACATTCTCAAGATATTTTTGTAATGCCTAACGCATGGGATGCCGGAAGCGCTCGTATGTTAGCAGGTGCGGGATATTCTGCGATAGGAACTACGAGTGCCGGTATCGCTTTTGCGGCCGGATTGCCTTTTTATACCAGGGATAGGAGATCCTAA
- a CDS encoding isocitrate lyase/phosphoenolpyruvate mutase family protein, producing MRPDCLFIPGIGDPKTIGTLVNSINGPLNVVMGLSHNQLTVEQLRSLGVRRISIGGSLARACFHLIRQAALEIMNSGTFTYADHQYSQKELCDFFAEYEAKTK from the coding sequence TTGCGGCCGGATTGCCTTTTTATACCAGGGATAGGAGATCCTAAAACGATTGGCACATTAGTAAATTCTATCAATGGTCCATTGAATGTTGTAATGGGTTTAAGTCATAACCAACTCACCGTTGAACAATTAAGATCTCTTGGGGTTCGAAGAATTAGCATAGGCGGAAGTCTCGCTCGAGCCTGTTTTCATCTGATCCGTCAGGCTGCGCTTGAAATTATGAACTCAGGCACTTTTACCTATGCGGATCATCAGTATTCTCAAAAAGAATTATGCGATTTTTTTGCGGAATACGAGGCTAAAACAAAATGA
- a CDS encoding esterase/lipase family protein: protein MKRDHLTYLPEKGNIRPVFVQHLAEIYHHIYYFFCHILGIFIELPDHTEGYKRPIVCVSGFLGRGLTWSAMRKHLISLGHPVYVVPLGFQTGNIRKKSKILENFLIEKDIKDCYLICHSMGGLIAAGLTYKGRDRVRKIFVVGSPMNGTYMAYLAPIFPCTWQMMPGSKLVKEVVETYSKFHNVQAVFTKGEGIVRPWESATLGHFDDVEIPEYGHLNLYLGPLGIECIGSLVTSEEKKDPLPIKQKPAAKEDIKKDVVTSASKKASPKKPATKKASPAKKKTTKPVPKKAKPKKKR, encoded by the coding sequence ATGAAGAGAGACCATCTTACTTACCTTCCTGAAAAAGGGAATATCCGTCCCGTATTCGTACAACATTTAGCTGAGATCTATCACCATATATATTATTTTTTCTGTCATATCCTGGGGATCTTTATAGAACTTCCGGACCATACCGAAGGATACAAGCGACCTATCGTATGTGTTTCCGGATTTTTAGGAAGAGGTCTGACCTGGTCGGCGATGCGTAAACATCTAATCTCTCTTGGACATCCTGTGTATGTAGTCCCTCTTGGTTTCCAAACAGGAAACATCCGTAAAAAAAGTAAGATACTGGAGAATTTCCTAATAGAGAAGGATATCAAAGACTGTTATTTGATCTGCCATTCCATGGGTGGATTGATCGCTGCAGGTTTAACTTATAAAGGACGAGACAGGGTCCGAAAAATTTTCGTCGTAGGTTCTCCTATGAATGGAACTTATATGGCTTACCTTGCTCCAATCTTTCCTTGCACCTGGCAAATGATGCCTGGATCAAAATTAGTGAAGGAAGTTGTAGAAACTTATTCAAAATTTCATAATGTACAAGCGGTGTTTACAAAAGGAGAAGGTATAGTCCGTCCTTGGGAAAGCGCTACCCTGGGCCATTTTGACGATGTTGAGATCCCTGAATATGGACATCTGAATTTATATTTAGGACCTCTAGGAATAGAGTGTATTGGCTCCTTGGTCACTTCCGAAGAGAAGAAGGATCCACTTCCTATCAAACAAAAACCGGCTGCTAAGGAAGATATTAAGAAGGACGTTGTCACTTCTGCTTCCAAAAAAGCTTCTCCTAAAAAACCGGCGACTAAGAAAGCGAGTCCTGCTAAAAAGAAAACGACTAAGCCAGTTCCTAAAAAAGCAAAACCTAAAAAGAAACGTTAG
- a CDS encoding DUF6055 domain-containing protein, with protein MRLRIFQILVYTLIFTSSFHAQVQTPKVDLLNGSNSPKFILSNWKTAPSNWEELDKFTFPNGKDFELKIPNTVGYYTGPDGGTVYQWSPGVYKWDLKDGTSFMHRSSEEWGLEKEGVKIYSFPKKCPNCQSEQVLTFPDKSQITVSFYTVSGKLEYLYENTSEKKFFRFTKPGRYGKLSEQKDRFYFEFEPKNSLFVHAFTESKTTKDFFKKAENDFDLVPSSKILVAFFQDAKSFREFNNLAGIACSGGRGGIYGISFCDPSSEKDMIPEDADPEIRRHQYSTQPTHMIYHEITHHMQQIRCGAIRTGKNQPPIVQPAWLVEGHAEFIAQYGWPKYKGTKYREYYENFILKKNKLQLERSDPYLAGFLAMDFISRKYGISKIKDLWDKTCEGESIDSALRSVLNSNVSKLQSDLLSYLDSETKDLPTKFLEWEIVGTITLPFTSSEASSFNTEEIAELTNITDPSSIPDIRVPFSLKIESLIGKAEGVFQSPRKERVFLFKNGTYRLETPKYQVNVFPDGTTSFTSEKNSITVWGAGTRKWDSGGKSLTYFPPKQ; from the coding sequence TTGAGACTAAGAATTTTTCAGATCCTAGTTTACACTCTGATTTTTACCTCCTCGTTTCACGCACAAGTCCAAACTCCTAAAGTGGATTTGCTAAACGGTTCCAATTCTCCTAAGTTTATTCTATCGAATTGGAAAACCGCTCCTTCTAACTGGGAAGAATTGGATAAATTTACTTTTCCGAATGGTAAAGATTTTGAATTAAAAATTCCGAATACAGTCGGGTACTACACAGGGCCGGATGGAGGAACTGTTTATCAGTGGAGTCCCGGAGTTTATAAATGGGATCTAAAAGACGGCACTAGTTTTATGCATAGATCCTCTGAAGAATGGGGATTAGAAAAAGAAGGAGTTAAGATCTATTCCTTTCCTAAAAAATGCCCGAACTGCCAATCGGAGCAAGTGCTAACCTTTCCCGACAAATCTCAGATCACAGTTTCTTTTTATACTGTGTCGGGCAAACTGGAATACCTGTATGAGAATACTTCGGAGAAAAAATTCTTCCGATTTACGAAACCAGGAAGATACGGAAAACTATCAGAACAGAAAGATCGTTTTTATTTCGAGTTCGAACCTAAAAATTCACTTTTCGTACATGCGTTTACGGAATCTAAAACTACGAAAGATTTTTTCAAAAAAGCGGAGAATGATTTCGATCTGGTCCCTTCTTCTAAGATCCTGGTAGCTTTTTTCCAAGATGCGAAATCGTTCAGAGAATTTAATAATCTAGCCGGGATTGCTTGCAGTGGTGGTAGAGGTGGGATTTACGGGATCAGTTTCTGCGATCCAAGTTCTGAAAAGGATATGATACCGGAAGATGCAGATCCGGAGATCAGAAGACATCAATATTCTACCCAACCTACTCATATGATCTATCATGAGATCACTCATCATATGCAGCAGATCAGATGTGGCGCGATCCGAACTGGAAAAAACCAACCCCCCATTGTTCAACCTGCCTGGCTTGTAGAAGGTCACGCCGAATTTATTGCACAATACGGGTGGCCAAAATATAAAGGAACCAAATATAGAGAATATTATGAAAACTTTATTCTCAAAAAGAACAAATTGCAGTTGGAAAGATCGGATCCTTATCTTGCTGGATTTCTTGCAATGGACTTTATCTCCCGAAAATACGGGATTTCTAAGATCAAAGATCTTTGGGATAAAACTTGTGAAGGAGAAAGTATAGATTCCGCATTAAGATCCGTGCTCAATTCGAATGTTTCTAAATTGCAATCGGATCTGTTAAGTTATTTAGATTCGGAAACCAAAGATCTTCCGACAAAATTTTTGGAATGGGAAATCGTCGGAACTATCACTTTACCTTTTACTTCCTCGGAAGCTTCTTCTTTCAATACGGAAGAAATTGCTGAGTTAACGAATATTACCGATCCTTCTTCCATTCCAGATATTCGAGTTCCTTTTTCGTTGAAGATAGAATCGCTGATAGGGAAAGCAGAAGGTGTGTTTCAATCTCCTAGAAAGGAAAGAGTTTTCCTTTTTAAGAATGGAACGTATCGACTGGAGACTCCTAAATACCAGGTGAATGTGTTCCCGGATGGGACAACAAGTTTCACTTCTGAAAAAAATTCGATTACTGTTTGGGGAGCCGGAACAAGGAAATGGGACTCCGGCGGAAAATCTCTTACGTACTTCCCACCGAAACAATAA
- a CDS encoding CASTOR/POLLUX-related putative ion channel, giving the protein MSRGGGSVFVALMTLFLGAFVLLSLLRISGAFVFPDESIKESGDFLWRVFLQISDAGAVAEDGESNWFNKFVGILSVFSGLVLFSSLVAFITNQFDQKIQELRKGKSEVLETDHTLILGFGIRTIEILRELIEANSSESGKAAVILADQDKEEMDDFLSENLEDTKTTKIITRSGLPSHLHSLKKVNASKAKSIIILNPSGSEESEEGKSIGDAKVLKSIMALVALKGESGLPPIVAELHGLENRNIASDLSESVQVMDERSILSKLLVQTSRTSGLAIVYSNLVGFEGNEIYFYKPKNGWRGLNYSEISFRFKESVPLGFRKTSGQIILNPDPEYLPENEEDAIILAEDDSKIKFDEKPLVVTAALSYPNTTLSRPIDKQLIIGWNSKSKIIVDEYAKFSSPDSQIDLLINESNEEIKTTLAKLKRKYPQIKLRSLIANLSQEGILEKLSPEQYDSVIFLAEEKENIEEVDARTISLLLRFRQYFKKKHRSGGKKAETQLITEIMNSENTELVLETGVKDFLISNQFVSKMMAQVSQEPDVMRVYESLFDPEGSEIYLKPAFLYFEDFPKRVNFADCMYAAQQRKETCFGIRIVSEETDESKGYGVYLIPDKSEYFSLHESDSLIVLSEDQS; this is encoded by the coding sequence ATGTCTAGGGGAGGAGGTTCCGTCTTCGTAGCTCTGATGACCCTTTTCTTAGGAGCGTTCGTACTCTTATCCTTACTACGGATCTCCGGGGCATTCGTCTTTCCGGATGAATCCATCAAAGAGTCTGGCGATTTTTTATGGAGAGTATTTTTACAGATCTCAGATGCAGGAGCAGTTGCAGAGGATGGAGAATCCAACTGGTTCAATAAATTCGTAGGGATCTTAAGCGTATTTTCAGGTTTAGTCCTATTCTCCAGTTTAGTTGCATTCATAACAAACCAATTCGATCAAAAGATACAAGAACTCAGAAAAGGTAAAAGTGAGGTTTTAGAAACGGATCATACATTGATCTTGGGTTTTGGAATAAGGACCATTGAAATATTAAGAGAATTGATCGAAGCAAACTCTTCCGAATCCGGAAAGGCCGCGGTTATACTTGCGGACCAAGACAAGGAAGAAATGGATGATTTTCTTTCCGAAAATCTGGAGGATACAAAGACCACAAAAATTATCACGAGGTCCGGACTACCTTCTCATCTTCATTCATTAAAAAAAGTGAATGCATCCAAAGCAAAAAGTATCATCATACTCAATCCTTCAGGTTCGGAGGAATCTGAAGAAGGTAAATCCATAGGAGATGCAAAAGTATTAAAGTCCATTATGGCACTCGTAGCTTTAAAGGGAGAGTCCGGTCTTCCTCCTATCGTTGCAGAACTTCATGGATTAGAAAATCGGAATATTGCTTCTGACCTCTCCGAATCAGTCCAGGTTATGGACGAAAGAAGTATTCTTTCTAAATTGCTTGTTCAAACTTCCAGAACTTCCGGTCTTGCGATTGTGTATTCCAATTTGGTCGGTTTCGAAGGAAATGAGATCTATTTTTATAAACCTAAGAACGGTTGGAGAGGCTTAAACTATTCCGAAATTTCGTTTAGATTTAAGGAATCTGTCCCCTTAGGTTTTAGAAAGACCAGCGGGCAGATTATTTTAAATCCGGATCCTGAATATTTACCGGAGAATGAAGAAGATGCAATCATTCTTGCAGAAGACGATTCTAAGATCAAATTCGACGAGAAGCCCTTGGTTGTGACTGCTGCGCTTTCTTATCCGAATACTACTCTTTCACGGCCGATCGACAAACAATTGATCATTGGTTGGAATTCCAAAAGTAAGATCATCGTGGACGAATATGCAAAATTTTCCTCTCCAGACTCTCAAATTGATCTTTTAATAAACGAATCCAACGAAGAGATCAAAACTACTCTTGCAAAACTCAAGAGAAAATATCCTCAGATCAAGCTTAGATCCTTGATCGCAAATCTTTCCCAAGAAGGTATTTTGGAGAAACTTTCTCCTGAACAGTATGATTCCGTAATATTCCTGGCCGAGGAGAAGGAGAACATCGAGGAAGTAGACGCAAGGACCATTTCTCTTTTGTTGAGGTTCCGACAATACTTTAAGAAGAAACACCGATCAGGCGGTAAAAAAGCTGAGACCCAACTTATTACCGAGATCATGAATTCCGAAAATACGGAATTAGTTTTAGAAACTGGCGTAAAAGACTTTTTGATCTCGAACCAATTCGTTTCCAAAATGATGGCGCAAGTTTCCCAAGAACCGGATGTAATGAGAGTATATGAAAGTTTATTCGATCCGGAAGGAAGCGAGATCTATCTCAAACCCGCATTTTTATATTTCGAGGATTTTCCAAAACGTGTGAACTTTGCTGATTGTATGTATGCTGCCCAACAAAGAAAGGAAACCTGTTTTGGGATCAGGATCGTTTCGGAAGAAACGGATGAATCCAAAGGTTATGGAGTGTATTTGATCCCGGATAAGTCTGAATATTTTTCCCTGCATGAATCCGATTCTTTGATCGTTTTATCGGAAGACCAGTCTTAG
- a CDS encoding TetR/AcrR family transcriptional regulator, with amino-acid sequence MTAQRKKRDSGASVRERILDTATDLFYKQGFSNTGMRQIIQESGSVAASLYDHFPSKKELGIAYLARQEEKTLSDLGSLMERYPEVQEFLRAWVILKERQIRHHEFFGDPFAGFANQVMDADPEYTEFLKGIAEKWTKMIRDYLSRAVASGQFSRTMDIQYVSRRVLMAYHGSITLWRMTKDLRYIREMEDSLREIFEEYTAK; translated from the coding sequence ATGACCGCTCAAAGAAAAAAAAGAGATTCCGGGGCCAGTGTCCGAGAAAGAATTCTGGATACTGCGACAGATCTTTTCTACAAACAGGGATTTTCCAATACCGGAATGAGACAGATTATCCAAGAATCCGGGTCAGTGGCTGCTAGTCTTTACGATCATTTTCCTTCTAAAAAAGAACTTGGGATCGCTTACCTTGCTCGTCAGGAAGAAAAGACTCTTTCCGATCTTGGTTCTCTCATGGAAAGATATCCTGAAGTCCAAGAATTTTTAAGAGCTTGGGTGATCTTAAAAGAAAGACAGATCCGCCATCATGAATTTTTCGGAGATCCGTTTGCTGGTTTTGCAAATCAAGTTATGGATGCGGATCCTGAATATACCGAATTTCTAAAAGGTATCGCCGAAAAATGGACTAAGATGATCCGAGATTATCTCAGCCGCGCAGTTGCTTCCGGACAATTTTCCAGAACGATGGATATACAGTATGTTTCCAGAAGAGTGTTAATGGCGTATCATGGCTCCATCACTCTCTGGAGAATGACCAAAGATCTGCGTTATATCCGAGAAATGGAAGATAGCCTTAGGGAAATTTTCGAAGAATATACTGCGAAATAA
- a CDS encoding thioesterase family protein codes for MSVTEKEQVRTRFSDLDTQRHTTSRTYEDSCLGDRYRILEEAGYSWKRMIEESVRLQTVGGDIRFLAQQMENTELSIRTSYRSGQDGLLTFSQEVLDPNGKVAAEIKTLARTEKDGKPFQLIAAEATSEELISSFESIPSFSGSCERTLAERDLFYCERNPFGDYNPSHYWRLLEEGRWNFTAECGLSLEDLVAMDTTLFYMGGKIRYRKPLAAGRRAKIQTWIHSFDKIWSRMRQEVSDSETGEILAESMDDLLVVSVSKSRPKKPGEDLLKVFARVTEFPEGGSK; via the coding sequence ATGTCTGTTACGGAAAAAGAACAAGTCAGAACCAGATTTTCGGATCTAGATACACAAAGACACACTACTAGCAGGACTTATGAAGACTCTTGCCTAGGGGACAGGTATCGTATCCTAGAAGAAGCGGGCTATTCTTGGAAAAGAATGATCGAAGAATCAGTTCGATTACAAACCGTCGGGGGTGATATTCGTTTTCTTGCCCAACAAATGGAAAACACTGAATTATCCATACGCACTAGTTATCGCTCCGGCCAAGATGGCCTATTAACATTTTCTCAAGAAGTTTTGGATCCGAACGGAAAAGTTGCAGCAGAGATCAAAACATTAGCAAGAACTGAGAAGGACGGAAAACCTTTCCAACTCATCGCGGCCGAAGCTACTTCCGAAGAACTGATCTCTTCTTTCGAATCTATACCTTCTTTTTCCGGATCTTGCGAGCGCACACTTGCAGAGAGAGATCTATTTTATTGCGAAAGAAATCCATTCGGCGACTACAACCCTTCTCACTATTGGAGATTATTGGAAGAAGGTCGCTGGAATTTTACTGCAGAATGTGGACTGAGCCTGGAAGATCTGGTCGCAATGGACACCACACTTTTCTATATGGGTGGAAAGATCCGTTATCGTAAACCTCTCGCCGCGGGCAGAAGAGCGAAGATACAAACCTGGATTCATAGTTTTGATAAGATCTGGAGCCGTATGAGACAAGAGGTCAGCGACTCCGAAACTGGAGAGATTCTGGCGGAATCCATGGATGATCTACTCGTAGTATCCGTAAGCAAATCTAGACCTAAAAAACCTGGAGAGGATTTGTTGAAAGTATTCGCAAGAGTCACCGAATTCCCTGAAGGAGGCTCTAAATGA